The Burkholderia mayonis genome window below encodes:
- a CDS encoding BrnA antitoxin family protein: MTVSKRATHTNWVDPDDAPELTDEFFERADEYVGDRLVRRGPGRPLGSHKTATTIRLDDDVLDAFKATGRGWQTRVNAALKEWLKTHKPA, from the coding sequence ATGACCGTGAGCAAGCGAGCTACGCACACCAATTGGGTTGATCCGGACGACGCGCCGGAGCTGACCGACGAATTTTTTGAGAGGGCGGACGAGTACGTCGGCGACCGCTTGGTCCGTCGCGGGCCGGGCCGGCCGCTCGGCAGTCACAAAACCGCGACGACGATCCGACTCGACGACGACGTGCTCGACGCGTTCAAAGCGACCGGCCGAGGCTGGCAAACGCGGGTGAATGCTGCGTTGAAGGAGTGGCTCAAGACGCACAAGCCAGCATAG
- a CDS encoding BrnT family toxin has product MELEFDPNKRDKTLTERGLDFARAVEVFAGHHFTLEDTREDYVESRYITVGTLDGRMIVMVWTPRGEARRIISMRKANDREQASYAHQLG; this is encoded by the coding sequence ATGGAACTTGAATTCGATCCCAACAAACGCGACAAGACACTGACCGAGCGGGGGCTGGATTTCGCGCGTGCCGTGGAGGTGTTCGCCGGGCACCACTTCACATTGGAGGATACGCGGGAGGATTACGTGGAATCGCGTTACATCACGGTCGGCACGCTGGACGGCCGCATGATCGTGATGGTTTGGACGCCTCGCGGCGAGGCTCGCCGCATTATCAGCATGAGGAAAGCAAATGACCGTGAGCAAGCGAGCTACGCACACCAATTGGGTTGA
- a CDS encoding phage portal protein translates to MSKRRSRAPRTFAAAPNPSAGSAAPARAEVFTFDDPTPVMNRAEILDYVECWSNGEWFEPPVSFAGLAKSFRASTHHSSALFFKANVLASTFRPHRWLSRHAFERWALDFLTFGNGYLERRRNMVGGTLRLEPALAKYVRRKADFSGFVYVNGWQDRHEFAPDSVFQLMRPDINQEVYGLPEYLSSLHSAWLNESSTLFRRKYYENGSHAGFILYMTDAAQKQDDVDNMREALKNAKGPGNFRNVFMYAPGGKKDGIQLIPVSEVAAKDEFFNIKNVTRDDLLAAHRVPPQLLGIVPSNSGGFGTPDTAARVFGRNEIKPLQARFAELNDWLGEEVVAFDDYEIPPAPFAA, encoded by the coding sequence ATGAGCAAGCGCCGATCGCGCGCGCCGCGCACGTTCGCGGCCGCGCCCAATCCGAGCGCCGGCAGCGCCGCGCCGGCGCGCGCCGAGGTCTTCACGTTCGACGATCCCACGCCCGTCATGAACCGGGCCGAGATTCTCGATTACGTCGAGTGTTGGTCGAACGGCGAATGGTTCGAGCCGCCGGTCAGCTTCGCCGGCCTGGCGAAATCGTTTCGCGCGAGCACGCACCATAGCTCGGCGCTCTTTTTCAAGGCGAACGTGCTCGCGTCGACGTTCCGCCCGCACCGCTGGCTGTCGCGGCACGCGTTCGAGCGGTGGGCGCTCGATTTCCTGACGTTCGGCAACGGCTATCTGGAACGCCGCCGCAACATGGTCGGCGGCACGCTGCGGCTTGAGCCGGCGCTCGCGAAGTACGTACGGCGCAAGGCGGATTTCAGCGGCTTCGTGTACGTGAACGGCTGGCAGGACCGGCACGAGTTCGCGCCCGACAGCGTGTTCCAGCTCATGCGGCCGGACATCAATCAGGAGGTCTACGGCCTGCCCGAGTATCTGAGCTCGCTGCACTCGGCCTGGCTGAACGAATCGTCGACGCTGTTCCGGCGGAAGTACTACGAGAACGGCAGCCACGCCGGCTTCATCCTGTACATGACGGACGCCGCGCAGAAGCAGGACGACGTCGACAACATGCGGGAAGCGTTAAAGAACGCGAAGGGGCCGGGCAACTTCCGCAACGTCTTCATGTACGCGCCGGGCGGGAAGAAGGACGGCATCCAGCTCATCCCCGTGTCCGAGGTCGCCGCGAAGGACGAGTTTTTCAACATCAAGAACGTGACGCGCGACGATCTGCTCGCCGCGCACCGCGTGCCGCCGCAACTGCTCGGTATCGTGCCGAGCAATTCGGGCGGGTTCGGCACGCCGGACACCGCCGCGCGCGTGTTCGGGCGCAACGAAATCAAGCCGCTGCAGGCTCGCTTCGCCGAGCTGAACGACTGGCTCGGCGAGGAGGTCGTGGCGTTCGACGATTACGAGATTCCGCCGGCGCCGTTCGCGGCATAG
- a CDS encoding terminase ATPase subunit family protein: MLETTDSHQLENDVRKVARTLYWQGWRLSSIARHLDVKPATVASWCRREKWKDATPIERIEASLEVRMMVLIAKDKKDGADYKEIDLLGRQVERLARVRKYDETGKESDLNPKIASRNAGPKRRAPRNEISEEQHERIIEAFRESLFDYQKVWYRNGDQRTRNILKSRQIGATWYFAREALVDALDTDRNQIFLSASKAQAHVFKQYITQFSRDAADVELTGDPIILPSGATLYFLGTNARTAQSYHGNFYFDEYFWVPKFRELNKVASGMAMHKRWRKTYFSTPSSVTHEAYAFWSGAHANRGRAAADRIQIDTSHEALVRGMLCEDAQWRQIVTVLDAMAGGCDLFDIDELRREYSAEEFANLLMCQFIDDSLSVFKLSDLQRCMVDSWEEWAEDFSPLLLRPFGHREVWVGYDPALTGDSAGLVVVAPPRVDGGAFRVLERHQFRGNDFEEQAAAIEAITQRYNVGYIAIDTTGMGQGVYQLVCKFFPAAVALNYSPEVKTRLVLKGQSVIRNGRLQFDAGWIDLAASFMAIKQTMTASGRQSTYTAGRNDETGHADLAWACLHAIDREPLAGGGIHSSSFTEFYS, encoded by the coding sequence ATGCTTGAAACTACGGACTCCCATCAGCTCGAAAACGACGTGCGCAAGGTCGCGCGCACGCTCTATTGGCAGGGCTGGCGCCTCTCGTCGATCGCCCGCCATCTCGACGTGAAACCCGCGACCGTCGCGTCGTGGTGCCGCCGCGAAAAGTGGAAGGATGCGACACCCATCGAGCGCATCGAGGCATCGCTCGAAGTGCGCATGATGGTGCTGATTGCGAAGGACAAGAAGGACGGCGCGGACTACAAGGAAATCGATCTACTCGGCCGACAGGTCGAGCGGCTCGCGCGCGTGCGCAAGTACGACGAGACGGGCAAGGAATCGGACCTGAACCCGAAGATTGCGTCGCGCAACGCCGGCCCGAAGCGCCGCGCGCCGCGCAACGAAATCAGCGAGGAACAGCACGAGCGCATCATCGAAGCGTTCCGCGAATCGCTGTTCGACTATCAGAAGGTCTGGTATCGGAACGGCGATCAGCGCACGCGCAACATTCTGAAGTCGCGGCAGATCGGTGCGACGTGGTACTTCGCGCGCGAGGCGCTCGTCGACGCGCTCGACACCGACCGCAATCAGATCTTCCTATCGGCCAGCAAGGCGCAGGCGCACGTCTTCAAGCAGTACATCACGCAGTTCTCGCGCGACGCCGCCGACGTCGAGCTCACGGGCGATCCGATCATCTTGCCGAGCGGCGCGACGCTGTATTTCCTGGGGACGAACGCGCGTACCGCGCAGTCGTACCACGGCAATTTCTATTTCGACGAATACTTTTGGGTTCCGAAGTTCCGCGAGCTGAACAAGGTCGCGTCCGGCATGGCGATGCACAAGCGCTGGCGCAAGACCTACTTCAGCACGCCGTCGAGCGTCACGCACGAGGCGTACGCGTTTTGGAGCGGCGCGCACGCGAATCGCGGCCGCGCCGCGGCCGATCGCATCCAGATCGACACGAGCCACGAGGCACTCGTGCGCGGCATGTTGTGCGAGGACGCGCAGTGGCGGCAGATCGTGACCGTGCTCGACGCGATGGCGGGCGGCTGCGACCTGTTCGATATTGACGAGCTGCGCCGCGAGTACAGCGCCGAGGAATTCGCGAATCTGCTGATGTGCCAGTTCATCGACGATTCGCTGTCGGTGTTCAAGCTGTCGGACCTGCAGCGCTGCATGGTCGACTCGTGGGAAGAATGGGCGGAGGACTTCTCGCCGCTGCTGCTGCGGCCGTTCGGTCATCGCGAGGTGTGGGTCGGCTACGATCCGGCGCTCACGGGCGACTCGGCGGGGCTCGTCGTCGTGGCGCCGCCGCGCGTCGACGGCGGCGCCTTCCGCGTGCTCGAACGTCACCAGTTCCGCGGCAACGACTTCGAAGAGCAGGCCGCGGCGATCGAGGCGATCACGCAGCGCTACAACGTCGGCTATATCGCGATCGACACGACGGGCATGGGCCAGGGCGTCTATCAGCTCGTGTGTAAATTCTTCCCGGCCGCCGTCGCGCTGAACTACTCGCCCGAGGTGAAAACCCGCCTCGTGCTCAAGGGCCAGTCCGTCATCCGCAACGGCCGCCTGCAATTCGACGCGGGGTGGATCGATCTGGCCGCGTCGTTCATGGCGATCAAGCAGACGATGACGGCAAGCGGCCGCCAATCCACCTACACCGCCGGCCGCAACGACGAGACGGGCCACGCCGACCTGGCGTGGGCCTGCCTGCACGCGATCGACCGCGAGCCGCTCGCCGGCGGCGGCATCCATTCATCTTCTTTCACGGAGTTCTACTCATGA
- a CDS encoding GPO family capsid scaffolding protein has protein sequence MASKSKFFRVAVEGATVDGREIKREWLTQMAKNYDPKLYGARLNIEHIKGWAPLSNFNPFGAYGDVIALKAAEIEDGPLKGKMALFAQIDPTDELVALSKKRQKIFTSIEINPDFADIGEAYLVGLAATDDPASLGTEALQFAAKRTNNVYSAACETSIEFEGATETAGLKEWVKGLFARNRENDDERFADVREAVEQVATHAHDTDREVATLSAAVTSATSAAADAKKRADEAFAAVEALTEKLSNTDNGAPQRPPSTGSTGELVTDC, from the coding sequence ATGGCAAGCAAATCGAAATTCTTCCGCGTCGCAGTGGAAGGCGCGACCGTCGACGGTCGCGAGATCAAGCGTGAATGGCTCACGCAGATGGCGAAAAACTACGACCCGAAACTGTACGGCGCGCGACTGAACATCGAGCACATCAAGGGCTGGGCGCCGCTCTCGAATTTCAACCCGTTCGGCGCATACGGCGACGTGATCGCGCTGAAGGCGGCCGAAATCGAAGACGGCCCGCTGAAAGGAAAGATGGCGCTGTTTGCGCAAATCGATCCGACCGACGAGCTCGTCGCGCTGTCGAAGAAGCGCCAGAAGATTTTCACGTCGATCGAAATCAACCCCGACTTCGCGGACATCGGCGAGGCGTATCTCGTCGGGCTCGCCGCGACCGACGACCCGGCGAGCCTCGGCACCGAAGCGCTGCAATTCGCCGCGAAGCGCACGAACAACGTGTACTCGGCCGCGTGCGAAACGTCGATCGAATTCGAAGGCGCGACCGAGACGGCCGGCCTCAAGGAATGGGTGAAGGGCCTGTTCGCCCGCAACCGCGAGAACGACGACGAGCGCTTCGCCGACGTGCGCGAAGCCGTCGAACAGGTCGCGACCCATGCGCACGACACGGACCGCGAAGTCGCGACGCTGAGCGCGGCCGTGACGAGCGCCACGAGCGCGGCGGCCGACGCGAAGAAGCGCGCAGACGAAGCCTTCGCCGCCGTCGAAGCGCTCACCGAAAAGCTGTCGAACACCGACAACGGCGCGCCGCAGCGCCCGCCGTCGACCGGCTCGACGGGCGAGCTCGTGACCGACTGCTGA
- a CDS encoding phage major capsid protein, P2 family: MRKETRKAYEGYATQIAKLNDTGDVSKKFAVEPTVQQKLETKIQESSAFLKSINILPVIELEGEKLGLSVSGPIASRTDTTKAARQPVDPTALDSNRYRCEKTDYDTAIPYRKLDAWAKFPDFQQRIRDVIVNQAALDRIMIGWHGVKAAATTDKQANPLLQDVNIGWLQQYRDRAAQRVLHEGKQAGKVLVGKAGDYENLDALVMDIVSSMIDPWFQEDTGLVAICGRELLHDKYFPIVNTTQAPTEQLAADLIVSQKRIGNLPAVRVPFFPKRALMVTKLSNLSIYYQEGARRRTLKEVPERDRIENYESSNDAYVVEDFGCGCVAENIELVTA, encoded by the coding sequence ATGAGGAAGGAAACGCGCAAGGCGTACGAAGGGTACGCCACGCAAATCGCCAAGCTGAACGACACGGGCGACGTGTCGAAGAAGTTCGCGGTCGAGCCGACCGTGCAACAGAAACTCGAAACCAAAATCCAGGAATCCAGCGCGTTCCTGAAAAGCATCAACATCCTGCCCGTGATCGAGCTCGAAGGCGAGAAGCTCGGCCTGTCCGTGTCCGGCCCGATCGCGAGCCGCACCGACACCACGAAGGCCGCGCGGCAACCGGTCGACCCGACGGCGCTCGACAGCAACCGCTACCGCTGCGAGAAGACCGACTACGACACGGCGATTCCGTATCGCAAGCTCGACGCGTGGGCGAAGTTCCCTGACTTCCAGCAGCGCATCCGCGACGTGATCGTGAATCAAGCCGCGCTCGATCGCATCATGATCGGCTGGCACGGCGTGAAGGCGGCCGCGACGACCGACAAGCAGGCGAATCCGCTGTTGCAGGACGTCAATATCGGCTGGCTGCAACAGTACCGTGACCGCGCAGCGCAGCGCGTGCTGCACGAGGGCAAGCAGGCCGGCAAGGTGCTCGTCGGCAAGGCCGGCGATTACGAGAACCTCGACGCGCTCGTGATGGATATCGTCTCGTCGATGATCGATCCGTGGTTCCAGGAAGACACGGGCCTCGTCGCGATCTGCGGCCGCGAGCTGCTGCACGACAAGTATTTCCCGATCGTCAACACGACGCAGGCGCCGACCGAGCAGCTCGCGGCCGACCTGATCGTGAGCCAGAAACGCATCGGCAACTTGCCGGCCGTGCGCGTGCCGTTCTTCCCGAAGCGCGCGCTGATGGTGACGAAGCTCTCGAACCTGTCGATCTACTACCAGGAAGGCGCACGCCGGCGCACGCTCAAGGAAGTGCCGGAACGCGACCGCATCGAGAACTACGAATCGTCGAACGACGCCTACGTCGTCGAAGACTTCGGCTGCGGCTGCGTCGCGGAGAACATCGAACTGGTGACCGCATGA
- a CDS encoding terminase endonuclease subunit, whose protein sequence is MTINTPARAHFERVSAARAAAAVSPGETMKGATPYELMLAKLAADRRALKGIQSIERKVELKRKLLPEYADYVAGVLNGGRGAQDDVLVTVMVWRIDAGDFDGALAIAAYALAHGLALPDQFERSLASLVAEQFADAALSAFMDGGTFDAASLELVDDLTRDADMHDQVRAKLCKALGYATQADAPARALDYLRRAVALNDRVGVKKDIDRLTKQVEAAGRRGDGTDGT, encoded by the coding sequence ATGACGATCAACACGCCCGCTCGCGCGCACTTCGAACGCGTCTCGGCCGCGCGCGCGGCGGCCGCCGTGTCGCCCGGCGAGACGATGAAAGGCGCGACGCCGTATGAGCTGATGCTCGCGAAGCTCGCGGCCGACCGCCGCGCGCTCAAGGGTATTCAGTCGATCGAGCGGAAGGTCGAGCTGAAACGCAAGCTGCTGCCGGAGTACGCCGACTACGTGGCGGGCGTGTTGAACGGCGGCCGCGGCGCGCAGGACGACGTGCTCGTGACGGTGATGGTCTGGCGCATCGACGCCGGCGACTTCGACGGCGCGCTCGCGATCGCGGCCTACGCGCTCGCGCACGGCTTGGCGCTGCCCGACCAGTTCGAGCGCTCGCTCGCGTCGCTCGTCGCCGAGCAGTTCGCCGACGCCGCGCTGTCGGCGTTCATGGATGGCGGGACGTTCGACGCGGCGAGTCTCGAGCTCGTCGACGATCTGACGCGCGATGCGGACATGCACGACCAGGTGCGCGCGAAGTTATGCAAGGCGCTCGGCTACGCGACGCAGGCCGACGCGCCGGCGCGCGCGCTCGACTATCTGCGCCGCGCGGTCGCGCTGAACGATCGCGTCGGCGTGAAAAAGGACATCGACCGGCTGACGAAGCAGGTCGAAGCCGCGGGCCGTCGGGGCGACGGCACCGACGGCACGTAA
- a CDS encoding head completion/stabilization protein — MNSFVATAAPTVAATPIEGTLTNDGFFPDIDLSALRDAMRLDGTVTRERLRHAARDAMLTVNDELAAWRARQRAAGAATLADVPAPRIDGESAHVARYRRAVYHLTHADVTEKYRGYDTTKSGGQVAADLAATVDDSRRAARWAISDILGIARSTVELI, encoded by the coding sequence ATGAACAGTTTTGTCGCTACTGCCGCGCCCACCGTCGCGGCGACGCCGATCGAAGGCACGTTGACGAACGACGGCTTCTTCCCGGACATCGACCTGTCCGCGCTGCGCGATGCGATGCGCCTGGACGGCACCGTGACGCGCGAACGGCTGCGGCACGCCGCGCGCGATGCGATGCTGACCGTGAACGACGAGCTCGCCGCGTGGCGCGCACGGCAGCGCGCGGCGGGCGCGGCGACGCTCGCCGACGTGCCGGCGCCGCGCATCGATGGCGAATCGGCACACGTGGCCCGCTACCGGCGCGCGGTGTACCACCTGACGCACGCGGACGTGACGGAGAAGTACCGCGGCTACGACACGACGAAGAGCGGCGGCCAGGTCGCGGCCGATCTGGCCGCGACGGTCGACGATTCGCGCCGCGCCGCGCGATGGGCGATCAGCGACATCCTCGGCATCGCGCGCTCGACGGTGGAGCTGATCTGA
- a CDS encoding tail protein X yields MKIAALQGETLDALCWRHYGSTAGTVEAVLEANPGLAELGVVLPMGTVVEMPERRAIETTTPLLQLFD; encoded by the coding sequence ATGAAGATCGCGGCGCTGCAAGGCGAGACGCTCGACGCGCTGTGCTGGCGGCACTACGGCAGCACGGCGGGCACGGTTGAAGCCGTGCTCGAAGCGAACCCCGGCCTCGCCGAGCTCGGCGTGGTGCTGCCGATGGGAACCGTCGTGGAGATGCCCGAGCGCCGCGCGATCGAGACGACCACGCCGCTATTGCAACTGTTTGACTGA
- a CDS encoding putative holin, whose amino-acid sequence MAEPNTSSAAALFAAVGLAGIAPGIDGDALIGAFAGAALVVVTSKDLGLAKRAAYMLISLVMGYLAAPEIIHAVPIRSTGVAAFFAAALVIAVTLTLIERVKGMDLFALFRKGD is encoded by the coding sequence ATGGCTGAACCGAACACTTCTTCGGCCGCGGCGCTGTTCGCCGCGGTCGGCCTCGCCGGCATCGCGCCGGGCATCGACGGCGACGCGCTAATCGGCGCGTTCGCGGGCGCGGCGCTCGTCGTCGTCACGTCGAAAGACCTCGGCCTCGCGAAGCGCGCCGCATACATGCTCATCTCGCTCGTGATGGGCTACCTCGCCGCGCCTGAAATCATCCACGCCGTGCCGATCCGCTCGACGGGTGTCGCCGCGTTCTTCGCGGCCGCGCTCGTGATCGCGGTCACGCTGACGCTGATCGAGCGCGTGAAGGGCATGGACCTGTTCGCGCTGTTTCGCAAGGGAGACTGA
- a CDS encoding phage holin family protein: MHVSSALVALAAHLAVIVRVLTYRKNGARHRFHVAWAAWVIVAISGGSAIELLFHPKPTGFFHAALAVLLAVLVYLARGNVARLLRSDEA; the protein is encoded by the coding sequence GTGCATGTCTCGTCCGCACTCGTCGCGCTCGCCGCACACCTCGCCGTCATCGTGCGCGTGCTGACCTACCGCAAGAACGGCGCGCGGCATCGCTTCCACGTCGCGTGGGCAGCCTGGGTGATCGTCGCGATTTCGGGCGGCTCAGCCATCGAGCTGCTGTTTCATCCGAAGCCGACCGGCTTCTTTCACGCGGCGCTCGCGGTTCTGCTCGCCGTGCTGGTCTATCTCGCGCGCGGAAACGTCGCGCGCCTTCTACGGAGTGACGAAGCGTGA
- a CDS encoding N-acetylmuramidase domain-containing protein: protein MNILRFNDHGAEVGLLQQRLVRAGYPVDVSHLYDEQTERAVQTLQAAAGLVVDGIAGPKTYRVLASGQRDPKHLTDADLVRAADTLGVSVACVRAVNEVESRGVGFLDDGRPKILFERHVMYQRLGVNLGKDAADAAAARWPSVVNPKRGGYQGGAAEYVRLDTAARIDAASAYESASWGAFQIMAYHWKRLGYASVDEFVSRMELGEAEHLDAFVRYVAADKKLLAALRARKWAAFAEGYNGPDFAINLYDVKLERAYEKYAGTGKAAA from the coding sequence GTGAACATCCTTCGATTCAACGATCACGGCGCGGAAGTCGGGCTACTGCAGCAGCGCCTCGTGCGCGCCGGCTATCCGGTCGACGTGTCGCACCTCTACGACGAACAGACCGAGCGCGCCGTCCAGACGTTACAGGCGGCCGCGGGCCTCGTCGTCGACGGCATCGCCGGCCCGAAGACGTACCGGGTGCTCGCCAGCGGGCAGCGCGATCCGAAGCACCTGACGGACGCCGACCTCGTGCGCGCGGCCGACACGCTCGGCGTATCCGTCGCGTGCGTGCGCGCCGTCAACGAAGTCGAGTCGCGCGGCGTGGGCTTTCTGGACGACGGCCGGCCGAAGATTCTGTTCGAGCGGCATGTCATGTATCAGCGGCTCGGCGTGAATCTCGGCAAGGACGCGGCGGATGCGGCCGCCGCACGCTGGCCGAGCGTCGTCAATCCGAAGCGCGGCGGCTACCAGGGCGGCGCCGCCGAATACGTGCGGCTCGACACCGCGGCGCGCATCGACGCGGCATCCGCTTACGAGTCGGCGAGCTGGGGCGCGTTCCAGATCATGGCGTATCACTGGAAGCGCCTGGGTTACGCGAGCGTCGACGAATTCGTGTCCCGCATGGAGCTGGGCGAAGCCGAGCACCTCGACGCGTTCGTGCGGTACGTCGCGGCCGACAAGAAGCTGTTGGCCGCGCTTCGTGCCCGGAAGTGGGCGGCGTTCGCAGAAGGCTACAACGGCCCGGATTTCGCGATCAACCTGTACGACGTGAAGCTCGAACGGGCGTACGAAAAGTACGCCGGCACGGGCAAGGCGGCCGCATGA
- the lysC gene encoding Rz1-like lysis system protein LysC (LysC is an Rz1-like component of a phage lytic system, substantially overlapping although not fully embedded in the gene for the Rz-like LysB component.), which yields MKTPPCAPGLLALCLTMLCACTQAPPSMAPTITLNECASVTRCTMPAMAPRTNGELSDALHVARAAWARCASEVDMIATCQARVPQADSDE from the coding sequence ATGAAAACGCCGCCGTGCGCACCTGGGCTGCTGGCGCTCTGCCTGACGATGTTGTGCGCCTGCACGCAAGCCCCGCCCTCAATGGCGCCGACGATTACGCTCAACGAATGCGCGAGCGTGACGCGCTGCACGATGCCGGCGATGGCGCCGCGAACCAACGGTGAACTCAGCGACGCGCTGCACGTCGCGCGCGCGGCGTGGGCGCGCTGCGCGTCCGAAGTCGACATGATCGCGACGTGCCAGGCGCGCGTGCCGCAGGCGGACAGCGATGAATAA
- a CDS encoding phage tail protein, with amino-acid sequence MNKPNSLRAALVAALPQLNASPDQLLVFVNEGRIEATGTRTASFDCEYECEIIIRDFIGSADDVMIAVVEWARANQPDLVTNRDARRNSITFVADILSNNAVDLGLKVKLSESIVVGTDEAGNRTVEHIDDAADEWLT; translated from the coding sequence ATGAATAAGCCGAACAGCCTGCGTGCGGCGCTCGTCGCCGCGTTGCCGCAGCTCAACGCGTCGCCGGATCAACTGCTCGTGTTCGTCAACGAAGGCCGGATCGAAGCGACGGGCACGCGCACGGCGTCGTTCGACTGCGAATACGAGTGCGAGATCATCATTCGCGATTTCATCGGCAGCGCGGACGATGTGATGATCGCCGTCGTCGAGTGGGCGCGCGCGAATCAGCCGGACCTCGTGACGAACCGGGACGCGCGCCGCAACAGCATCACGTTTGTCGCGGACATCCTGTCGAACAACGCCGTCGACCTCGGGCTGAAAGTGAAGTTGTCGGAAAGCATCGTGGTCGGAACGGACGAAGCCGGCAACCGAACGGTCGAGCACATCGACGATGCGGCCGACGAGTGGCTCACATGA
- a CDS encoding phage virion morphogenesis protein, whose protein sequence is MTDDLQALEQWAGALLAKLSPAARRQLLRELGRDLRRAQQSRVAAQRNPDGSAYAPRKVKRGGKRLREKAGRVKREAMFRKLRTARYLRIDVDDAGLAIGFDERLSRIARVHQEGQKAPVEPGGPLAQYPVRVVLGFADADRELVRDRLIQYLNR, encoded by the coding sequence ATGACGGACGATCTTCAGGCGCTCGAGCAGTGGGCCGGCGCGCTGCTCGCGAAGCTGTCGCCGGCGGCCCGCCGTCAACTGCTGCGCGAGCTCGGCCGCGATCTGCGCCGCGCGCAGCAGTCGCGCGTCGCCGCGCAGAGGAACCCGGATGGTTCGGCGTATGCGCCGCGGAAGGTAAAGCGCGGCGGCAAGCGCTTGCGTGAGAAGGCCGGCCGCGTGAAGCGCGAGGCGATGTTTCGGAAGCTGCGCACGGCGCGCTATTTGCGAATCGACGTAGACGACGCCGGGCTCGCGATTGGTTTCGATGAGCGGCTGTCGCGTATCGCGCGCGTCCACCAGGAAGGCCAGAAAGCGCCCGTCGAGCCGGGCGGGCCGCTCGCGCAGTATCCGGTTCGCGTCGTGCTCGGTTTCGCGGATGCCGATCGCGAGCTCGTGCGCGATCGGCTAATACAGTATCTCAACCGATGA
- a CDS encoding DNA-methyltransferase, translating to MTIQPTDAAPAADLAPLLDRLHAMDALTMARMLPDASIDMVFTDPPYSSGGLHTSARTRPPSEKYINSGTKAEYEDFDSDNMDQRAWAFWCHAWLTECRRALKSGGLLVCFIDWRQLPTLTDVVQAAGLILRGVAVWDKTPGRARPRRGGFAQQAEFVVWASRGAMRDSDVYLPGVFPSRLPLPKRHVTEKPLDVAREVVRLVPAGGVVCDLFAGSGTFLAAAREAGLHWIGCETNAAYHVIASARLDAAANDSAV from the coding sequence ATGACGATTCAACCTACCGACGCCGCGCCCGCGGCCGATCTTGCCCCGCTACTCGACCGACTTCACGCAATGGACGCGCTCACGATGGCGCGCATGCTGCCCGATGCTTCAATCGATATGGTGTTCACCGATCCGCCGTATTCGTCCGGGGGGCTGCACACGTCGGCGCGCACGCGGCCGCCGAGCGAGAAGTACATCAACAGCGGCACGAAAGCCGAGTACGAGGACTTCGACAGCGACAACATGGACCAGCGCGCGTGGGCGTTCTGGTGCCACGCGTGGCTGACGGAATGCCGCCGCGCGTTGAAGTCGGGCGGCCTGCTCGTGTGCTTCATCGACTGGCGGCAGCTCCCGACGCTCACGGATGTCGTGCAGGCGGCCGGCTTGATCCTGCGCGGCGTCGCGGTATGGGACAAGACGCCCGGCCGCGCGCGACCGCGGCGCGGCGGCTTCGCGCAGCAGGCCGAATTCGTCGTGTGGGCAAGCCGCGGCGCGATGCGCGACAGCGATGTGTATCTGCCGGGCGTGTTTCCGTCGCGTCTGCCGCTGCCGAAGCGTCACGTCACCGAGAAGCCGCTCGACGTGGCGCGTGAGGTCGTGCGGCTCGTGCCGGCCGGCGGCGTCGTGTGCGACCTGTTCGCCGGTTCGGGCACGTTTCTCGCCGCGGCGCGCGAGGCCGGCTTGCACTGGATTGGATGCGAGACGAATGCGGCGTATCACGTGATCGCGTCGGCCCGGCTCGATGCCGCAGCGAACGATTCAGCGGTTTAG